The nucleotide sequence ataatattatatatatataaggggtGGGAGAGTGGTTTATGCCTCaaaatgggctagcaataatgtggtttaaattcatctttgacgagaattgaacctaagacttctcacttacaagtgaagaaaaatactaattcgtttatttttttactacaaataaatgtcttaatgattttgaatttgtctaatttttgaGTGGATAATATCTGAATGATGTTCTAAATGACTACAATTTAATTTAAGGATGGTTTCAAATTTGAGTGAATTTTGGAACAGAATATTTGAGATAAATAGGTTGATCGTTGGAATACATTATGGAATATTGTgtcaaaacaaaaaaggaagatTATAAATACtagaacattacaaaatattagcctTAATGAGAATATTTGAGGaaatataaaaaagataaacggtTTGATTGTTGGAATACATTATGGAATGTTgtgtcaaaacaaaaaaagaaagattataaATCTATACTACGTATCTACTTCTATATGAACATTCATGCATATTACAACCTTAATGAGAATATTTGAGGAAATATAAAAAGATAACGGTTTAATTGTTGGAATACCTTATGGAATGTATACTACGTATCTACTTCTATATGAATATGCACATTACATATAAGAACATGCTCTATCCTTTTGACTCAGATGATGGATTCAAGTTGAGAAGGCAGTTTGTTCCTTGTATATAGAACAATTGTTTTCCTTGTATGTATTTTGCTCTCCCTACATGTGTGCAGACATTATAACAGGTAAGATTACGAACGTTATACCCTAATTGATCCTATCATATGGTTCATATCCCTCACAATTaataatttgaagaagaaatgaagcATTCTTTCTGCTATAAAAGCAGATGGCTACTATGCATATACAGGATCAAATAACACACTCAGGTCGAATGAAAGATGAAGGGAAATACAGTTATGCAGTTGTTCTATTTCTCGCTTTTCGTTGCTTTGGCATTTGGCCCAAGTGCCACCTCCGGTTTATGGCCTGGTCGAAAGCGCTTTGTGCGTATTGTTAACAATCTTGGCAACAACCAACAACTCACATACCATTGCTGGTCACAGGACGATGATCTTGGTGTTCGTTACCTTCCACCCAACCAGGAGTGGGAATGGAAATTTCACCTCGACTTTGAGTCAGTTTGGGATTGCGATTTCTCCTTCTCGAATTACCATGCTCATAAGATCAATGTATTCTTTCCGAGTGATAAGTTTATTGGCAGGTGTGGGGGGGCTCATTGCATATGGAAAGCGGAAGATCAAGGACTGTCCTTATTCCACATCAAGGGGAATTTCTGGGAAAAGGTTTATGACTGGCAAACATGATCAAGTCTTGAACATGTTTTAGTTTTTCTCGTCATGTTTATCGCTCTCGCTGtatgcaaataaaataatttgtaAGAACAAGTATCTTTCTCAAATCCATAGGAAAAAAGCAACATAAATTGTTGTCGTTATCAAGTGATTAATACCACATTAATAAAATCCCTCCACTCTGAGCCAATAAGTGATTTTCCTAAAAACACCTAGaagttttcattaaaaattcagACGATTTGTAAAGAAACATCTATCAAGTACTTCTCTTCATAAGCACTTTAACTTTTTGTGCAAAGTGTACATTgtcagaaagtgtttttaaccATCCCAGAAGCAATCTCAACTGGCATGATCTTACAGTATTAGGTGTGTAAGTTCTCTTTAGCTCGTCGGATCAGTGTGATAACTGAAACTTGCACCCTCTTTGTACGCAATCATAGAAGTACTTTGTTGATTATAATATAGGCAAATGATTCCGGTTAGGACCTAATCAAATGATTCTGGTAAGATAAGGAGATATGGGTCATGTAGTCCTAACTTTAAGCAACAGAAGGTGGTGGGTATAATTAGAAAGTCTTTAGGTTCCTAATCACCGTAGGGCCATAGGGTCTCGAGGACTAATCACGTTATTGACCCACTGGACGTATATATTGTGCTTGTGTTGTAATGTCTAATCCAagaataaatattgaaaagaatGCAGCTAACCTTCCTGCCTGACCTAATTAGTACAAGGGAAGTGAATTTTAAAGGCTTACCATTTTGGAAATTGATGCAAACAAAGAATCTTATCAGGACTTGACATGCCGCAAATCCTTTAAAAATGGAGTTTCTTTGAGAAGGCAGACACAAGTAGTGCATGATTGTCGTCAACTTGTATTCGAGCATTGTgtagaaaataattttttaatgagaacCAATTAAGTAGCTACCTGGTTGcttcaaataaataatttattgaagaaagagcaaaaacaaaaccctagagaatTTGAAGGCATATATTTTGGAGCGGAAGAGATAACGAATAGAAAAAAAGGTAGGGGATGTCCCCGGCGGGACGAAGGGAAGGCGGAGATGCCCCCGAAGGGACCAACTCCTCCGCAATGGACAGACCAAGtcttatataaatataatatgCAGAGACAAACATCTTATCAATGCATCAGTGGTCTAGTGGTAGAATAGTACCCTGCCACGGTACAGACCCGGGTTCGATTCCCGGCTGATGCAAATTGTTTTTAACTAATTGatcaatataattttattaataggaaaattaataaaagtggtctgaaaattttgagttttaactataaggacaatataaagagtaaagtgaatattacatgtttgaaaactaataaaagtggtttgaaaactttgagtaaaatgaatagtacatatttgattttttagtgtataaatgtgatttttcgttaaagtgaacagtactatggtcttttcgttaaaactccctttattAATTGGTCCTATAATTTGCTCATTCATTTTCTCAACAACTTTCATTCCGATGTAATTTTACTCAACAACATTTCACCTACTTcattgaaaagaaagaaaatgattttttatttatttttatttaaaatattatttacattaagagaTGAGCTTAGCCTTTCAATAAACTAACactaatgtggttcaaattagTTTTGGCAATAATCgaatctaaaacctctcactgtaaagagaaatatcattaaaCCGTAGTATTAAATttcaagaaataaaataatcttAACCATGGTTTAATTTCCACGCGCTTTCAAACGCCAATATAAACCCATGTTACATATCATTATCACCCACATCCAGGCTTTTCTGGGACCCCCAAAAAACGCGTCAATCACAAGTTCGCGCGCCTTTGTGCCCCATCACCTTCGTGCCAGCACGTTCTCCGACACGTGTCGGTTCCAAACACCAACTGCCGGTCACTTTTCCCTCCAGTTACCGGCTGCCAGAGCCACCTTAACGCGACGGCAATCCCCCTGTCGACGTCGTGGTGATTTTCACGACTGCTAATTAACATCGCAAAACTCGTCCTTCCCCATATTACCCTTCCTTTCACGGacccattttttttctctagcCCTTCAACGAGAGGACTGTTTTGTAATTTCATCCACCTGTCTTAAATTCGATttaaaacgaaattaatgaattaatctTGTTTTTCCGCTCGAGTATTCTGAGTTTTTAAGTGAGAAAAGGAAGCAGAAGAGAAAGGCATCGGCTTTTCTCGTTGAATCAGTTACTTCCCACGTGAAATCTCTTCATGCAATCTTCTCTGCATTCGGTTAGTATTTTAATTCGTCATTAATAACGAATTAATAcgtttccaattttttttttattggattttttttcatatttttttgggaaattgagtTGGATTGGAAGAAACACAGGGAGGAGGAGGACTGTAAATTTTCAGCCATGGATTCTGCGAGGAGCTGGCTTAAGAAGTTCCAGCCGAGGGCGAAGAAGAAGGCGGCGGCGGAGGATACGAAGGCCGAGCAGCAGAATTCTGTTTCCGATGAGGCGCCGTCGAGCGTGACCAAACAGAAGGTGGAGGCAGCCAAACAGTACATTGAGAACCACTACAAGGCGCAAATGAAGTCCTTGCAGGAAAGGAAGGAGAGGTGAGTTGAGTTGACTGGCTGTGACTCGGTCAAATTCTGCAGCATTTTTGGAATTGAAGCTGGTTGATTGACTGTGTGGAATTTGGGGTTGAATGTGGTGTTTCTGTGTGGGATTGCAGGCGGTGGATGCTCGAAAGGCGGCTCGCCGACGCGGATGTTTCGCAGGAGGATCAGATGAATGTGTTGAAGTATTTGGAGCAGAAGGAGACGGAGTACATGCATCTTCAGAGGCATAAAATGGGGGTTGATGACTTTCAGCTGTTGACCATCATCGGAAGGGGTGCATTCGGAGAGGTTACCATTATATTTTGTTGTCAATCGGCTTTTTGTTTATGTCGATTGCATTGGCTTTATGTTGTATGTGTTGCAAAAATGCAGGTCAGAATCTGCAGAGAGAAATCTACTGGGCAGGTCTACGCCATGAAAAAGCTCAAGAAATCGGAGATGCTCCGGAGAGGCCAGGTACCGCTTTACCAGTGATCATGATTCATAACTGTATTTATCATAAAGTTGAATTAAATCTTGCTGAAAAAACTATGAATTTAAACTGAATTGTGTGAAAGAACTTGCCCACCCGTAAAGAAAGGAACTTGGAAGAAATGTGCTTGCTTTTTCTTTACTCCACTATTGATATGTTCATCGTCGCTCATACTTAATTTCATTTTTGGAAGGTGGAACAtgttaaagctgaaagaaatCTTCTTGCTGAGGTTGATAGTCCTTACATCGTTAAGCTCTACTGCTCCTTTCAAGATGACGAATTTTTGTATCTTATAATGGAATATCTTCCGGGCGGTGATATGATGACATTACTAATGCGCAAAGATATCTTGACTGAAGATGAAGCCAGGTTTTATGTAGGGGAGACAGTCCTTGCCATTGAGTCTATTCATAAACACAACTACATCCACAGGTATTATTTCATTTATTTGCGCACTTACTGAGTTTGAATCTTGATCGCCCGTTGATTAGACATGAATAGCCTGCTAATACCTAAACATAATATCCTGCTTTCAAAATGGTTTGCCTTGGAAACTAGAAATATTTAGGCTTGACTATAGTTTTGTCAATAACGTAGACGGTAATGTGTACTTACAACCATTCTATCAGAACCTTAGTTATTGTATAACTGACCGAACCTTAAGCCATTGGCCATGCAACCTTCTCTGTGTTTTATAAGTGTTATCCTTGAGGTTTCTATCTGTTGTCTTTATTTGTTGCATAACTGTGTTTATTTATCTGCTTCCCAGATGTTCACTTCAAATGTCATGTAAGCCTGAATTTTATTATCTTTTGTAGGGATATTAAGCCTGATAATTTGCTGCTTGATCGTTATGGCCACATGAAGCTTTCAGATTTTGGGTTGTGTAAGCCTTTGGGATCTAACAGCTTTCCAGATCTTAGTGAGAATGGTGAGAATGGCAATGCAGTTGGAGGGAATTCAAAATCCCCTTCAGTGAGTCATAAACATTCTAACCTTCCCGCAACACCAAAAAGGACACAGCAGGAACAGTTATTGCACTGGCAAAAGAACAGGCGAATGCTGGTATGTTCTGTTTCATTTCTTGGTTTACTCATCTTTTGAACTATTGTTGCTACTGCTAGTGTTTGCGACATGACCTCCAGTTAGAGTATTTCTACGTTCCTGTGCTAGATTATATTTCCGATCAGAATCTTGTTGAAagaggaaggaaggaaaaagataTATAATATCTAGGAATTATTTAAACGGCAGCCTTGTAGTTATCGATTGGCATATACACTCACGGATATTACATAAAATCGGATGCACAATGGCAATATTGCTATCTTTAAGGAAAAGTATCATTTTTGTTGTGCTATGCTTTGTTGCTTACAGTTTGTACTTAAGAAAGGAATTTCTTGTTAATTCCGTTTGTCCAGTAATTATGATTCGCTTGTCTCTTCAAGTGTTCTGTAACGAATCTTCAGGTATTTAAATAAAATGGTCCTTTCATATGTCATCTAGGCTTATTCAACAGTTGGAACTCCAGATTACATTGCTCCAGAAGTATTGCTGAAGAAAGGATATGGAATGGAATGTGACTGGTTAGTTTATTGATTTCGCACATTTTTCACCATGGGACATGTGACAGTGATTTATAATTGTAACAAAATTTCTCTATCAGGTGGTCTCTTGGTGCAATCATGTATGAGATGCTTGTAGGATTTCCACCTTTCTATTCTGACGAACCAATGTCAACATGCAGAAAGGTAAActgaattttgattttttgtttgaatattttgtaatatGCAACATTCAGATTTCTGAATAGGTTTAGCAATGCAGATTTGAGAAACGGAGTTTTCTGGAACTGTGGTTATTTTTTAAGCGGTATTATTGAGAAATCTCCTGCTGGCATCTCATTTGCATATCCTTATGAATCTTATCAAACCAATGGTTAGTTATGCCATGCAGATTGTTAACTGGAGAACTCATCTGAAATTCCCAGGGGAAGCAAAGCTCTCTTCTGAAGCTAAAGATCTCATTTGCAAGCTCCTCTGCAATGTTGAGCAGAGGCTTGGGACGCAAGGAGCTCATGAAATAAAAGTTAGCATGCTTTacagattctctctctctctctctctctctctcttaatcaTTAATGGCTGACAGATCTTTCATTTggttaaagaaaaaaagagtttaAATGTGTTTCCTTATGTTAGGCACACCCATGGTTTGATGGGTTACAATGGGATAGATTATATCAGATGGAAGCGGCTTTCATACCAGAGGTCAACAATGAGTTAGATACTCAAAACTTTGAGAAGTTTGATGAGGTGAGCCAAATGATGATACCTATCCAAGTGTTGGATGTTTCCTATCTTTCCTTACGGACCTTATCTGCTTACCATTATCTtgaattcctttttcttttcatggTTGCAGTTGGGGGCTCCAGTAGAGACTTCAACAAAATCTGGTCCGTGGAGAAAGGCAAGTATCAAAGTTTACTTGAGTTTGCATCTATATGGTGTTCCTGCAAATTAGCTTCGGCGGTAGTACTGGAAAACAGGATTTGATAGTCATCTTGAAATAGAAGGGAAGATAGAGCTTGCACTAAGTTTGGTTGTGTAGGAAGTTGATGTGAAAGTAGTTCTCCTACACTAGGCGTTACTCTAATCTTCAATCAATCAATTACTTTTACCCTAATGTGAATGTAGTCTCGCAAAATCTTATCAAATATATTAGGTATTATGAATATCACAAAAATAtgtaaaatcaaattttatcaTATGTAATTTTAAAGGGAAGTGCCTAATTCGTTTGGAAATGTTATGATTAGTCTCGGGTTTCTTTGTTTTCAGCCCCTCATAAATTAGTTTCTTCGTGGATTGGTCTTTCTTTGCTGTTTCTGTGCTAGTGTTTGTCTTTCTGTATTCCTGTTATTTATATCTATTGACTGTTTAATCTATAATCATATACTTTCACTCATTCCAGATGCTTTCCTCCACGGATACGAATTTCGTCGGCTATACCTACAAGAATTTTGAAATTGTTGATGAGCATCATATGCCTGGCATTGGTAAGTATTACGTAGTATAcggttaaataaaaaaaaactattgatAGGAATTAATGTGTATAAATAGGCATCAACCGGTAATATATAGAAATTAGTAGAACTTTTATTTGTGATGGGGGTGGGGATGACTGGATGAGGCATTCAGTTGGTGTAATGTTAGAGCTTCACTGACCATCAAATGCTCACTCTGATGCAGCTgagttgaagaaaaagaataccAAGCCAAAACGACCATCTGTTAAATCATTATTTGGTATGTGCTTGTTGCAATCAGAATTCCTCAGTGTCGTCTGTTTAGTATTAGATTGTATTTGCAGTCTCAGACCTCCACTTGTTTGCTTTTTCCAGACACACCTGATCCTCCGGACTCACCAATTAACGGAACCCCTCCCTTACATGTGCCCAACCAGTTGGGTGTCTCAGGAGGCTCTCAGCCTTCACGGCAATCTACTAGACCCCCACTACCTCAACACAAACCGCCACGAAGATAACAAGCAGAGTGTACGAGCTATTATCCAGCGTTCGTGAGTATAATTTCTTGTGTGTCCAGTCACCATATAATCATGTAGATTAAGAGGAAAGGAGGTCGAGCTTGACAATTAGGCTACGTTTAATGATTGATTTATGAGTCGTCGTTTGTCAAGGTCATGTTGTTGCTTTATAGAATAGGTTGACATGTTATATAGTCAATTATGTCAAAATCGTTGTCTATTAACAGGGTTATAGTGAGCTTCTTTGTGCTTGTATAGAGGTTTAGTGACAGAACATATCGTTGGAGTTAAGCGACACTCATTCTTTCGTACCTACGACATGtaaattttttcatttattgTTGTAAACTTCAAGTGCATCCATTAG is from Malus sylvestris chromosome 5, drMalSylv7.2, whole genome shotgun sequence and encodes:
- the LOC126621073 gene encoding uncharacterized protein LOC126621073 isoform X1; this encodes MQSSLHSKHREEEDCKFSAMDSARSWLKKFQPRAKKKAAAEDTKAEQQNSVSDEAPSSVTKQKVEAAKQYIENHYKAQMKSLQERKERRWMLERRLADADVSQEDQMNVLKYLEQKETEYMHLQRHKMGVDDFQLLTIIGRGAFGEVRICREKSTGQVYAMKKLKKSEMLRRGQVEHVKAERNLLAEVDSPYIVKLYCSFQDDEFLYLIMEYLPGGDMMTLLMRKDILTEDEARFYVGETVLAIESIHKHNYIHRDIKPDNLLLDRYGHMKLSDFGLCKPLGSNSFPDLSENGENGNAVGGNSKSPSVSHKHSNLPATPKRTQQEQLLHWQKNRRMLAYSTVGTPDYIAPEVLLKKGYGMECDWWSLGAIMYEMLVGFPPFYSDEPMSTCRKIVNWRTHLKFPGEAKLSSEAKDLICKLLCNVEQRLGTQGAHEIKAHPWFDGLQWDRLYQMEAAFIPEVNNELDTQNFEKFDELGAPVETSTKSGPWRKMLSSTDTNFVGYTYKNFEIVDEHHMPGIAELKKKNTKPKRPSVKSLFDTPDPPDSPINGTPPLHVPNQLGVSGGSQPSRQSTRPPLPQHKPPRR
- the LOC126621073 gene encoding uncharacterized protein LOC126621073 isoform X2, which produces MDSARSWLKKFQPRAKKKAAAEDTKAEQQNSVSDEAPSSVTKQKVEAAKQYIENHYKAQMKSLQERKERRWMLERRLADADVSQEDQMNVLKYLEQKETEYMHLQRHKMGVDDFQLLTIIGRGAFGEVRICREKSTGQVYAMKKLKKSEMLRRGQVEHVKAERNLLAEVDSPYIVKLYCSFQDDEFLYLIMEYLPGGDMMTLLMRKDILTEDEARFYVGETVLAIESIHKHNYIHRDIKPDNLLLDRYGHMKLSDFGLCKPLGSNSFPDLSENGENGNAVGGNSKSPSVSHKHSNLPATPKRTQQEQLLHWQKNRRMLAYSTVGTPDYIAPEVLLKKGYGMECDWWSLGAIMYEMLVGFPPFYSDEPMSTCRKIVNWRTHLKFPGEAKLSSEAKDLICKLLCNVEQRLGTQGAHEIKAHPWFDGLQWDRLYQMEAAFIPEVNNELDTQNFEKFDELGAPVETSTKSGPWRKMLSSTDTNFVGYTYKNFEIVDEHHMPGIAELKKKNTKPKRPSVKSLFDTPDPPDSPINGTPPLHVPNQLGVSGGSQPSRQSTRPPLPQHKPPRR